A window of Blautia argi genomic DNA:
TTGTTCTTTATTATATAATTTCAAAGAAACAGTTACTATGCAATTTTGTATATAAAAGTTGTTAATTTGTTGCATAAAGGAGTTTTCATATGGAATATGAGAAAAGCACAGAACAGGATTTTCTGTCTGTTTATTTTTGCGGTAAAGAAGACTGCGACCCCTGCCATTCCTTCGGCCCTGCCATACGCCCTCATTATCTGCTGCATGTGGTTTTAGACGGCAAAGGCTTTTATCGAAAAAACGGAATCACGCATACCCTTCATAAAGGAGATGCCTTTCTCATTCCGCCTATGGAATCCACTTATTATGAAGCAGACCGGGAACGCCCCTGGAGCTATGCCTGGGTAGGCTTTGACGGCAAAAACTGCAATCACATTTTGGCTGAAACCGTATTTGCAGATTCTTTTGTCTTCCGAAGCACCTCTAAAGAAACAACCCGGCGTCTTTGCGATTCTATAGAACTTTTGCTGCAGTCTTTTCAAAGTCCTGATAAAAACCAACTTCGGCTCACAGGCAACTTTTTGCTTCTCCTGTCCTGCATGCAGAATCCTTCTGACAAAAAGCGGGAAGAGGTAACACATCAATACCTGCAAAGAGCCAGGGAATATATTGACAACAATTATTCCTATGACATTAAGGTTTCCGACATTGCCTGCCATGTGGGCATTGACCGTACTTATCTGTATAAAATCTTTATGGAGGCTGAACAAATCTCCCCCAAACAATATCTGATG
This region includes:
- a CDS encoding AraC family transcriptional regulator; protein product: MEYEKSTEQDFLSVYFCGKEDCDPCHSFGPAIRPHYLLHVVLDGKGFYRKNGITHTLHKGDAFLIPPMESTYYEADRERPWSYAWVGFDGKNCNHILAETVFADSFVFRSTSKETTRRLCDSIELLLQSFQSPDKNQLRLTGNFLLLLSCMQNPSDKKREEVTHQYLQRAREYIDNNYSYDIKVSDIACHVGIDRTYLYKIFMEAEQISPKQYLMRHRIRIATQMLCSSSYTITEIAFSCGFKDSSSFCNHFKKQTGFSPRKFRQAFLS